A genome region from Microcella alkaliphila includes the following:
- a CDS encoding cytochrome c oxidase subunit 3, producing MTSTPLAASLSAPTINRPNVVAVGTIVWLGSEVMFFAGLFAIYFTLRSTSPELWAMGTEKFDVTFAAVNTTILVLSSVACQFGVFAAERLQPRRKSWKITEWGMIEWFFVTYAMGAIFVVGQIYEYSLLTSKFVWLNSDAFGSAFYLTTGFHGLHVVGGLIAFLLVIGRAYAVKNFTHRDATSAIVVSYYWHFVDVVWIGLFLVIYVLQ from the coding sequence GTGACCAGTACCCCACTCGCCGCATCGCTCAGCGCCCCCACGATCAACAGACCCAACGTCGTCGCCGTCGGAACGATCGTGTGGCTTGGCAGCGAAGTGATGTTCTTCGCCGGACTGTTCGCCATCTACTTCACGCTGCGGTCGACCTCACCTGAGTTGTGGGCGATGGGCACCGAGAAGTTCGACGTCACCTTCGCGGCGGTGAACACGACGATCCTCGTGCTGTCGTCGGTGGCCTGCCAGTTCGGGGTGTTCGCGGCCGAGCGCCTGCAGCCGCGACGCAAGAGCTGGAAGATCACCGAGTGGGGCATGATCGAGTGGTTCTTCGTGACCTACGCGATGGGCGCGATCTTCGTCGTCGGCCAGATCTACGAGTACTCGCTCCTCACGAGCAAGTTTGTGTGGCTGAACTCTGATGCATTTGGCTCGGCCTTCTATCTGACCACCGGCTTCCACGGCCTGCACGTGGTTGGTGGGCTCATCGCCTTCCTCCTCGTGATCGGCCGCGCCTATGCCGTCAAGAACTTCACCCACCGGGACGCCACCAGCGCCATCGTCGTGTCGTACTACTGGCACTTCGTCGATGTCGTCTGGATCGGCCTGTTCCTCGTCATCTACGTCCTCCAGTAA
- a CDS encoding ubiquinol-cytochrome c reductase iron-sulfur subunit produces the protein MADIHDDRDEAVAPSTEVATVDDHSAAAPATAVVRADRIPNPGFPPHRPRVTDLDPKKEKQAERTISALFLLSIVGSVLAVVAYFAFPIDQANPGSVRLNNLFLGLGITLALLGVGIGAVHWSKALMHSHEEVEMRHPTRGSDESRTKAVEIFSQANKESGFTRRRLVRNTLIGAVAVMPIPAVVMFRDLAGDDDPVALLKQTMWDEGVRLCRDPSGTPIRAADVTIGSAFHVIPEGLAELEYHRIEEKAKAAVLLMRLPVDELNEDPAKADWSYDGIVAYSKICTHVGCPVALYEQQTHHLLCPCHQSQFDVANHAEVIFGPAARPLPQLPITVDDEGFLVARSDFPEPVGPSFWEIAR, from the coding sequence ATGGCCGACATCCACGACGACCGCGACGAGGCAGTAGCCCCGTCGACCGAGGTCGCCACGGTGGACGACCACAGTGCTGCGGCTCCCGCGACCGCAGTTGTGCGCGCAGACCGTATTCCGAACCCCGGCTTCCCGCCGCACCGCCCGCGCGTCACCGACCTCGACCCCAAGAAGGAGAAGCAGGCAGAGCGCACCATCAGCGCCCTCTTCCTGCTCTCGATCGTGGGCAGCGTGCTGGCTGTGGTTGCGTACTTCGCGTTCCCGATCGACCAGGCCAACCCCGGCTCGGTACGTCTCAACAACCTGTTCCTCGGGCTCGGCATCACCCTCGCCCTTCTCGGCGTCGGTATCGGCGCCGTGCACTGGTCGAAGGCCCTCATGCACAGCCATGAAGAGGTCGAGATGCGCCACCCAACGCGCGGCTCGGACGAGTCGCGCACAAAGGCCGTCGAGATCTTCAGCCAAGCCAACAAGGAGTCAGGCTTCACCCGCCGCCGCCTTGTGCGCAACACGCTCATCGGTGCCGTCGCCGTGATGCCGATTCCGGCCGTCGTCATGTTCCGCGACCTTGCCGGCGACGACGACCCGGTCGCGTTGCTGAAGCAGACCATGTGGGACGAGGGTGTGCGGCTCTGCCGCGACCCCTCCGGCACCCCGATCCGCGCCGCAGACGTCACCATCGGCTCGGCGTTCCACGTCATCCCCGAGGGACTCGCGGAACTCGAATACCACCGCATCGAGGAGAAGGCCAAGGCGGCCGTGCTGTTGATGCGCCTCCCCGTCGACGAGCTCAATGAAGACCCCGCGAAGGCCGACTGGTCGTACGACGGCATCGTCGCCTACTCAAAGATCTGCACGCACGTGGGTTGCCCCGTCGCGTTGTATGAACAGCAGACGCACCACCTGCTGTGCCCCTGCCACCAGTCCCAGTTTGACGTCGCGAACCACGCCGAGGTCATCTTCGGACCGGCGGCACGTCCTCTTCCCCAGCTCCCGATCACTGTGGACGATGAAGGATTCCTTGTCGCGCGTAGCGACTTCCCCGAACCTGTGGGTCCGAGCTTCTGGGAGATTGCGCGATGA
- a CDS encoding cytochrome b — protein sequence MTTTTTPPSAGTTTQVPPSTGMRFTGWAANYIDERTSASTAVKTLGRKIFPDHWSFMLGEVALYSFIVILISGTFLTFFFDPSMTEVEYSGSYVPLQGIPMSVAYHSALDISFEIRGGLLMRQVHHWAALLFVAAIALHMLRVFFTGAFRKPRELNWVIGFLLFVMAMALGFTGYSLPDDMLSGNGLRIIDGMIKAVPLVGVWISYLLFGDEFPGTQIIQRLYILHIMLLPAITIALIGVHMLLLIVNKHTQFAAPGRTNDNVVGAPVMPTFAAKAGGFFFIVFGTIVLIASLFTINPIWNYGPYDPSPVTAGTQPDWYIGFADGALRLMPPNLDWVIFGYTLPMGVLIPTVVLVVFLAAIAAYPFFEAWITGDKREHHIAERPRNAPVRTGIGAAAVVFYCGMWAAASSDLIATHFRVTLEGVIHTLQFITVVGPFIAYWITKRVCLALQRKDREMALHGFETGRIVRLPGGEYIEVHEQLDDYERWKLVAHDEYQPLMIRPDDNGRITVRQRVRAGLSRWFFEDRVAPVTQSEIEAEKH from the coding sequence ATGACCACGACCACTACCCCGCCGAGCGCTGGCACGACGACGCAGGTCCCGCCGAGCACCGGCATGCGGTTCACCGGATGGGCCGCGAACTACATTGACGAACGCACGAGCGCGTCGACCGCGGTCAAAACTCTGGGGCGCAAGATCTTCCCCGACCACTGGTCGTTCATGCTCGGTGAGGTCGCGCTCTACAGCTTCATCGTCATCCTGATCAGCGGAACGTTCCTGACGTTCTTCTTCGATCCGTCGATGACCGAGGTCGAGTACAGCGGGTCGTACGTGCCGCTGCAGGGCATTCCGATGTCGGTCGCCTACCACTCGGCTCTCGACATCTCGTTCGAGATTCGCGGCGGCCTCCTGATGCGTCAGGTGCACCACTGGGCGGCGCTGCTGTTCGTCGCCGCGATCGCGCTGCACATGCTGCGCGTGTTCTTCACCGGTGCGTTCCGCAAGCCCCGTGAGCTCAACTGGGTCATCGGCTTCCTGCTCTTCGTGATGGCGATGGCGCTGGGCTTCACCGGCTACTCGCTGCCCGACGACATGCTCTCGGGCAACGGCTTGCGCATCATCGACGGCATGATCAAGGCGGTTCCGCTCGTCGGAGTCTGGATCTCGTACCTCCTGTTTGGCGACGAGTTCCCCGGCACGCAGATCATCCAGCGCCTGTACATCCTGCACATCATGTTGCTCCCCGCGATCACCATCGCGCTGATCGGGGTGCACATGCTGCTGTTGATCGTCAACAAGCACACGCAGTTCGCAGCCCCCGGCCGCACCAACGACAATGTCGTGGGTGCCCCGGTCATGCCGACGTTCGCTGCGAAGGCCGGTGGATTCTTCTTCATCGTCTTCGGCACCATCGTCCTGATTGCCTCGCTGTTCACGATCAACCCGATCTGGAACTACGGTCCGTACGACCCCTCCCCCGTGACAGCGGGTACCCAGCCCGACTGGTACATCGGCTTCGCCGACGGTGCCCTCCGTCTGATGCCGCCGAACCTCGACTGGGTGATTTTCGGCTACACACTGCCGATGGGCGTTCTCATTCCCACCGTCGTGCTGGTCGTATTCCTCGCAGCGATTGCGGCGTACCCGTTCTTCGAGGCGTGGATCACGGGCGACAAGCGCGAGCACCACATCGCCGAGCGCCCCCGCAACGCCCCGGTTCGCACCGGAATCGGCGCCGCGGCGGTCGTCTTCTACTGCGGTATGTGGGCGGCGGCAAGCTCCGACCTCATCGCGACGCACTTCCGCGTCACACTCGAGGGCGTCATCCACACGCTGCAGTTCATCACCGTGGTGGGGCCGTTCATCGCCTACTGGATCACCAAGCGTGTATGCCTGGCGCTCCAGCGCAAGGACCGCGAGATGGCGCTGCACGGTTTCGAGACCGGCCGCATCGTCCGCCTCCCCGGAGGCGAGTACATCGAGGTGCACGAGCAGCTCGACGACTACGAGCGCTGGAAGCTGGTGGCGCACGACGAGTACCAGCCGCTGATGATCCGCCCCGACGACAACGGCCGCATCACGGTGCGCCAGCGCGTCCGTGCAGGCCTCTCCCGCTGGTTCTTCGAAGACCGCGTCGCACCCGTCACGCAGAGCGAGATCGAGGCGGAGAAGCACTAA
- a CDS encoding RDD family protein, which yields MTPDSELPDWPGQRIGLPESGSRSVARLGRRIGGIAIDWGFSVIISAAFFSYEPLATLAVFAGLHIVSTALLGGSPGHLILGMHVVPMAGGRVGLWRPVLRTALLVLVLPAVFFDVNHRGLHDRAAGTVLLVK from the coding sequence GTGACCCCCGATAGTGAACTTCCCGACTGGCCGGGGCAACGCATCGGCCTCCCCGAGTCCGGATCCCGCTCGGTCGCCCGCCTGGGGCGCCGCATCGGGGGCATCGCGATCGATTGGGGCTTTAGCGTCATCATTTCGGCCGCGTTCTTCTCCTACGAGCCGCTCGCCACCCTGGCCGTCTTCGCCGGTCTGCACATCGTTTCGACCGCACTTCTGGGCGGCAGCCCCGGTCACCTGATTCTGGGGATGCACGTGGTGCCAATGGCGGGTGGCCGCGTCGGACTGTGGCGCCCGGTGCTGCGCACTGCCCTGCTCGTGCTTGTGCTGCCCGCTGTGTTCTTCGATGTGAACCACCGGGGGCTACACGACCGCGCCGCAGGAACGGTTTTGCTCGTCAAGTAG
- a CDS encoding cytochrome c: MAITSPASPRRTGRRHPLATAALLIVGLLATGGAYALATSTATAETPAHTAEMVEEGGKLFAANCASCHGILADGTAAGPSLIGVGALAVDFQVGTGRMPMAASGPQAEVKPVQFSQEQIDAMGAWVAELAPGPAIPAERYFAGDGDVANGAELFRINCAMCHNVAGAGGALTEGKYAPGLANIDPIHVYGAMVTGPQNMPVFSDMNLTPEEKNDIISYLRYIDENPSVGGFDLGSLGPVSEGLFIWIFGLGGLVAVTVWLTAKSN, from the coding sequence ATGGCAATCACCTCACCCGCTTCCCCCCGACGCACCGGCCGTCGCCACCCGCTGGCGACCGCGGCCCTGTTGATCGTCGGCCTCCTCGCGACGGGCGGCGCCTACGCGCTCGCCACGAGCACGGCAACGGCCGAGACGCCGGCACACACGGCCGAGATGGTCGAGGAGGGCGGCAAGCTTTTCGCGGCGAACTGCGCCAGCTGCCACGGCATCCTCGCTGACGGCACGGCAGCTGGCCCCTCGCTCATCGGTGTGGGCGCCCTCGCGGTCGACTTCCAGGTGGGCACCGGCCGCATGCCGATGGCCGCCTCGGGCCCGCAGGCCGAGGTCAAGCCCGTGCAGTTCAGCCAGGAGCAGATCGACGCGATGGGCGCCTGGGTTGCTGAGCTGGCACCCGGACCCGCCATCCCCGCCGAGCGCTACTTCGCGGGTGACGGCGACGTCGCGAACGGCGCCGAGCTGTTCCGCATCAACTGCGCCATGTGCCACAACGTCGCCGGCGCGGGAGGCGCGCTGACCGAGGGCAAGTACGCCCCGGGACTTGCGAACATCGACCCGATTCACGTCTACGGCGCCATGGTGACCGGGCCGCAGAACATGCCGGTCTTCAGCGACATGAACCTCACCCCCGAAGAGAAGAACGACATCATCTCGTACCTCCGCTACATCGACGAAAACCCGTCGGTCGGTGGCTTTGACCTCGGCTCGCTCGGCCCCGTTTCGGAGGGTCTCTTCATCTGGATCTTCGGCCTCGGCGGCCTCGTCGCCGTGACCGTCTGGCTCACCGCGAAGTCGAACTGA
- the lipB gene encoding lipoyl(octanoyl) transferase LipB — protein sequence MIDFVDTGLSANSVPYLSGLEQQRALHAAVVEGRAPDSVMLLEHESVYTAGKRTAPHERPTDGTPVVDVDRGGKITWHGPGQLVGYPILRLAEPIDVVGYVRRLEGMLIAVLDDVGVTGAERVPGRSGVWMRGTDKIAAIGIRVASGVTMHGFALNCSNSFEAYDRIIACGLSDAGVTSVSRELGRTVTPAEAAVAVRARFEEHVYAHVASSASTPESHPTPSGVLA from the coding sequence GTGATCGACTTTGTCGACACGGGGCTAAGCGCCAACTCCGTGCCGTACTTGTCGGGTCTCGAACAGCAGCGTGCCCTGCACGCTGCTGTCGTCGAGGGCCGGGCGCCTGATTCTGTGATGCTGCTCGAGCACGAGAGCGTCTACACCGCCGGCAAACGCACCGCGCCGCACGAGCGACCGACGGACGGCACGCCCGTCGTCGACGTCGACCGCGGCGGCAAGATCACGTGGCACGGCCCGGGCCAACTCGTCGGGTACCCCATCCTGCGCCTCGCCGAACCGATCGACGTCGTCGGCTATGTTCGCCGCCTCGAAGGGATGCTCATCGCCGTCCTCGATGACGTGGGCGTCACGGGCGCCGAACGCGTCCCCGGACGCAGCGGCGTCTGGATGCGCGGCACGGACAAGATCGCGGCCATCGGCATCCGCGTCGCCTCGGGCGTCACCATGCACGGCTTCGCGCTGAACTGCTCGAACAGCTTCGAGGCCTACGACCGCATCATCGCGTGTGGCCTCAGCGACGCCGGTGTCACCTCCGTTAGTCGCGAGCTCGGCCGAACCGTGACCCCCGCCGAGGCGGCCGTCGCGGTGCGCGCCCGCTTTGAGGAGCACGTCTACGCGCACGTCGCGAGTTCCGCATCCACCCCTGAATCACATCCCACACCCTCTGGAGTTCTCGCATGA